ATGATGCAATGAATAACTAtatgaagaacaaaaaaaagattaaaaataaaaataaaaataaactcaagaataaaaaaaatctttATCCAATAACATTACTATCATCAAAGGAATTCTTAGACACAATCATGTTACAAttgaaatctttaaataGATTGGTAGAAAGagattcttcatcaaattggTTAATCTTACCATTATTTATCGTAGCtaatcaaattttcaaaattttttcaCAATTAAAAGATCAAGTAACTCatccaaatttaaaatttaatatcaattCAATACCAGATTGTAATAAATTACCAATTAAAACGAAAATCgttaaagaatttttgGAAGACTGTGCTCGTAATATTCATAGAAGTTTTTCATTATgtttaaatgataaaaatccaaatttgagaaaaaataaaaaaattggtattattttattctcAAATTtagaattcaaaatttatcataaattacaaaataaagatatgattaaaaatttaattaaagttttaaattcaaataatgttCTCAcgcaacaacaacaacaacaaaatgcCGTAAACAATGCCGATTTGACAACTTTTTATAAAAGTCATGTGGTAATGTTTAATTATTTCATGGGTCAATATTATGGTTGTTATGAAAGTGATTTCAATCTAGCTTgtaattatttaaataatgcATTAATGGAATGTCCTGatccaaaaaaaataataattactAGCCCTAGCAcgataaattcaatatggCGAAGGTTATTGATCTTATTAATACCATTTACAATATTAACAAGAAAAACTTACCCTAATTTAGATTATATCcttaataatatctttattaatattgaagataatcATGCAAAGGAAATAAAAGACATTTTCCATCCAATAATACAATGTTTCAAAACTGgtaatttacaaaaatttgatgaaactTTTAAACagaatgaatatttttactTGGAAAATGGAATTTACGTAGCAATGACTTTAATAAGAGAACTTGTCTTCttaaaattgattaaaaattgttatAAGATATGGCTTACCATAAATGATGgtaagaataataaattcgTCATTCCCTTACCCTTCCTATTAATAGGATATTTGAAAAGTCTAGGAGCACAACAAGAACTAATACAACAAATAGTCGTCGcagatgataatgattcaGCGAGTGGCAGTCatcaagaacaacaacaatcatCAGCACACCCAAGAGGGCAAAGGGAAACACAGACaagatataaaaataaaaagcaATTGCCAATGACCTCGAAAGAAACGAGGGAACTGATCTTGGATGAAATTGAGTGCCATTTGGCAAATTTAATAAgtaaaaattatattaagGGTTATTTGTCCCATGGTAATCGTTGTTTAGTAATAAGCAAAACTGTACCGTTTCCTAAATTAGCCACAAAAAATGGTTAGGATGATGTCAgtacaacaacaaaaaaaagatcTGACACTACGTCACACATCCTTATCTTTATATAGGCTAGTAATGAAAACATCCTTATCTGACTTTATGACactttatattcttcattacGTAACatataaaattgaaaaagtaTTGTGTGACGTACGTTACTTCCGTCCGTCAGCGAGCGGCGGAGCTCCGCGGATGACGGcttgtaataatttttttttttcgatAATATTCCATGGAATTTACGTTTTGTGTGGAAGAAAGAAAGCGCACATTGAAACGCGATCCCACCAATGGAAAACATGACCTGCCTGCTCAAGTGGGTGAGTAATTCCTTGCACCGCACCGTTAGGACTAAGTAAGCCCCTCAAATCTACTTACGTAcgaagaaagaaaatgtGGCGTCTTACCAATCAAATGAGGGGCGGATGGGGGGGGGATATTTAGTATTCTAAGTCACTGTCGTAGGAAATTTGAAGACGACTCCCAGAAATACGCCTATACAATAAAATACCCCTCTCTCACATACCGACAAGGCGTCATGCTCGAGTGGAAATTTTTTGGCTGTCACGTCTTATGTTTGTTTCTGCAGAGATTTAACTACTTGCACTTACATAATATGTATGATGTTTGATTCCCTTTAATGAATGACCCACTTTgtaagaaaagaatatctGAGTGTTCTACCACCTTGATTCAACAAAAGAGTCATTCACTGTTGAAACCACCCACTTAGGTTCGCTTGTAAAGATTATGAAAAACAAATTCGCCTGGTAGATAGGAGTATCTTGTTCTCGAGACCATATATAAGTATCAAAGTATTACATTACTTATatcaattcttctttttcgtTTTAACATGTATCTCTCTTTAGTAACATACTTTAGAATaccaaacaaaaaacatCTTACAACTCGACAGCTTAGACTTCAATCAAgcaaaaaaacaaaagttCCAAAATTAACAAACAAACTACatttaaaacaaaaatggCCTTCTTACAATTAGCATCCGAAGTTTCTCAACCATTCGTTATCCCAAGCTTGTCACCAGTTACTCCACAACCTTCAAGAAAAAACTCCACTAACATAGCGAGTGCAACTACTACTCCAATTGTTCGTTCAAGAAACAACTCAATGTCTCTTTTATGAGTt
The Naumovozyma dairenensis CBS 421 chromosome 5, complete genome DNA segment above includes these coding regions:
- the NDAI0E04670 gene encoding uncharacterized protein (similar to Saccharomyces cerevisiae CSN12 (YJR084W); ancestral locus Anc_7.452); translation: MEKELIDIADYFQMKKYDDDFINFITFRKPTIQSSSMEPSSKKIFILNDDSTDDEKLTMFYETTMKAKKFIDDAMNNYMKNKKKIKNKNKNKLKNKKNLYPITLLSSKEFLDTIMLQLKSLNRLVERDSSSNWLILPLFIVANQIFKIFSQLKDQVTHPNLKFNINSIPDCNKLPIKTKIVKEFLEDCARNIHRSFSLCLNDKNPNLRKNKKIGIILFSNLEFKIYHKLQNKDMIKNLIKVLNSNNVLTQQQQQQNAVNNADLTTFYKSHVVMFNYFMGQYYGCYESDFNLACNYLNNALMECPDPKKIIITSPSTINSIWRRLLILLIPFTILTRKTYPNLDYILNNIFINIEDNHAKEIKDIFHPIIQCFKTGNLQKFDETFKQNEYFYLENGIYVAMTLIRELVFLKLIKNCYKIWLTINDGKNNKFVIPLPFLLIGYLKSLGAQQELIQQIVVADDNDSASGSHQEQQQSSAHPRGQRETQTRYKNKKQLPMTSKETRELILDEIECHLANLISKNYIKGYLSHGNRCLVISKTVPFPKLATKNG
- the NDAI0E04680 gene encoding uncharacterized protein (similar to Saccharomyces cerevisiae YPR036W-A; ancestral locus Anc_7.453), translated to MAFLQLASEVSQPFVIPSLSPVTPQPSRKNSTNIASATTTPIVRSRNNSMSLL